The following are from one region of the Pseudodesulfovibrio piezophilus C1TLV30 genome:
- a CDS encoding glycosyltransferase yields MPETPIPHHISTRSTESSQSTGHKGIHAIYHHTGLETSGGATRVARLLIEALETRLVQTNFSFELGEGPEAAAILPEDFGRYLPTNAIAHLHCTGNWPALLSSIPPRQKTLITLHDCELFTGGCPYPLDCQVIEKKCANPCPRNFPQSEELREAKRKLIDNHKPILVSPSQWLARLAKKHLSHAVKVIPNGIPWPELPPRKSTARRQLGINPTARVILFVAHGGTSAAYKSGKVWKSLWSRIKARMPEALCFAVGGETAERDGDLVIWPYVGRDRLNCLMEAADLLLYPTQADNHSLVILEAMSRALPVIAYAVGGVPEQVTDRQTGRLITPENEALFIDATVETLTRSSLCRDYGQTAFSSGRKRFTTQRMVTDYLRLYKTLAS; encoded by the coding sequence ATGCCGGAAACGCCGATTCCGCATCACATCTCCACCCGCTCAACCGAAAGTTCCCAAAGCACAGGGCACAAGGGGATACACGCCATCTATCACCATACCGGCCTGGAGACTTCCGGCGGGGCTACTCGTGTTGCCCGCCTGCTCATTGAAGCATTAGAAACTCGCTTGGTTCAAACCAACTTCAGCTTTGAACTGGGAGAAGGGCCGGAAGCAGCCGCTATTCTGCCCGAGGATTTTGGACGGTATCTTCCGACCAACGCCATCGCGCACCTGCACTGCACCGGGAACTGGCCCGCGCTCCTCAGCTCCATCCCCCCCAGGCAAAAAACACTCATCACTCTCCACGACTGTGAGCTTTTTACCGGAGGATGTCCCTATCCACTGGACTGCCAAGTTATTGAGAAGAAATGTGCCAACCCCTGCCCCAGGAATTTCCCGCAATCAGAGGAACTCAGAGAAGCTAAACGAAAACTGATCGATAACCATAAACCGATTCTTGTCTCTCCTTCTCAGTGGCTTGCCAGATTAGCAAAAAAGCATCTGTCCCATGCAGTCAAAGTCATTCCCAACGGCATTCCCTGGCCCGAACTGCCACCGCGCAAATCCACAGCCCGTCGGCAACTCGGCATCAACCCGACAGCCCGAGTCATTCTGTTCGTAGCACACGGAGGCACCTCTGCGGCTTACAAATCCGGCAAGGTATGGAAATCGCTGTGGAGTAGAATCAAAGCCCGAATGCCCGAAGCTCTCTGCTTTGCCGTTGGCGGGGAAACTGCGGAACGGGATGGCGATCTCGTCATCTGGCCGTATGTCGGACGAGACAGGCTGAATTGTCTGATGGAAGCGGCAGACCTTCTGCTCTACCCGACGCAGGCTGACAACCACTCTCTGGTCATTCTCGAAGCAATGTCCCGCGCCCTGCCCGTAATAGCTTACGCGGTGGGCGGCGTCCCAGAACAGGTCACGGATCGGCAGACAGGACGGCTCATCACACCTGAAAATGAGGCCCTCTTCATCGATGCCACAGTTGAAACCCTGACCCGCTCATCCCTGTGTCGCGACTATGGACAGACTGCCTTTTCATCTGGACGCAAACGATTCACCACACAGAGAATGGTCACAGACTACCTCAGGCTTTACAAAACTCTGGCCTCGTAA
- a CDS encoding P-II family nitrogen regulator, with the protein MKKIEIITRTFKLNEIKTTLSAIGVKGMTVNEVKGFGRQGGHKEVYRGAEYQVDFVPKIKIEVVVEDEFAPQVVEAATKAAQTGQVGDGKIFVSPVDEVVRIRTGETGEEAI; encoded by the coding sequence ATGAAAAAGATTGAAATCATTACCCGGACATTCAAACTCAACGAGATCAAAACCACCCTTTCCGCCATTGGCGTCAAGGGGATGACTGTCAATGAAGTCAAAGGATTCGGCCGCCAAGGTGGTCATAAAGAAGTCTACCGGGGAGCAGAATATCAAGTGGATTTTGTCCCCAAGATCAAAATTGAAGTTGTCGTTGAAGACGAATTTGCCCCCCAGGTCGTGGAAGCCGCGACCAAAGCTGCCCAAACCGGGCAGGTGGGTGACGGCAAAATATTTGTTTCCCCGGTGGATGAAGTCGTCCGTATCCGTACAGGAGAAACCGGCGAAGAAGCTATCTAA
- a CDS encoding HD-GYP domain-containing protein: MKDVYLLDLINGISNALDYVSTAVTGHHRRVGIACATVAPTLGLSKTDAADLIMAALLHDIGAFSLNFSLDGLNFDADLTEHASMGFKLLEGHPLLNRSAYLVKYHHTPWRELLKNPDKVDKDILFFSNLLNLMDRVDVLSKIGTNIFSPHKLREIISGYSDTIYSERAIAAFMEASSKQEFWDRIEDTETPIRELLGETFGDQSIPEEQLLHFSRFFSHIIDFRSRHTATHSLGVAEMAVELARLAGMDAADQRRIRLAGNLHDIGKLAVPVTLLDKPAPLTHKEFETVQYHAHVCEQVLHSIPGMEDIAVWACQHHERLNGKGYPHGRRGSELSLGSRILAVADVYTAITEDRPYRDGMIPQEAKEVLTTLAKSGDLDQDIIHLLFENYENLDIIRSLVQARALDDFKRFRSH, from the coding sequence ATGAAAGACGTGTATCTGCTCGATTTGATCAATGGGATCTCCAACGCGCTGGACTATGTGAGCACCGCTGTCACAGGCCACCATCGCAGAGTCGGCATAGCGTGTGCGACAGTGGCCCCAACCCTTGGGTTGAGCAAAACAGACGCTGCGGACCTGATCATGGCTGCGCTATTACATGACATAGGAGCCTTTTCTCTTAATTTCAGCCTCGATGGTCTAAACTTTGACGCGGACCTGACCGAACACGCCTCCATGGGCTTCAAGCTTCTGGAAGGACACCCGCTTCTCAACCGCTCAGCATATCTTGTCAAATATCACCACACCCCTTGGCGGGAACTTCTGAAAAACCCGGACAAGGTTGACAAAGATATTCTCTTTTTCAGCAATCTGCTCAATCTGATGGACCGGGTGGATGTTCTGTCCAAAATAGGAACCAATATTTTCAGCCCCCATAAACTGCGTGAAATCATTTCCGGCTATTCGGATACCATTTACTCCGAAAGAGCCATCGCAGCTTTCATGGAAGCCTCCTCCAAACAGGAATTCTGGGATCGCATTGAAGACACTGAGACACCTATCAGGGAACTCCTCGGGGAGACATTCGGTGACCAAAGTATCCCTGAAGAACAACTCCTACATTTCTCACGCTTTTTTTCTCATATTATTGATTTTCGTAGCCGGCACACGGCCACACACTCCCTGGGCGTGGCTGAAATGGCCGTAGAGCTTGCCCGGCTGGCAGGTATGGATGCAGCGGATCAGCGGCGTATTCGTCTGGCTGGCAACCTGCACGACATAGGCAAACTGGCAGTTCCCGTTACCTTGCTGGACAAACCCGCTCCCTTGACCCACAAGGAATTCGAGACCGTACAATACCATGCTCACGTTTGCGAACAAGTGCTCCACTCCATTCCCGGCATGGAAGATATTGCGGTTTGGGCCTGCCAGCATCACGAGCGACTCAATGGCAAGGGCTACCCCCATGGCCGTAGGGGCAGTGAACTCTCACTCGGCAGCCGCATCCTGGCTGTAGCCGATGTCTACACCGCCATCACCGAAGATCGCCCTTACCGCGATGGCATGATCCCCCAGGAAGCCAAGGAAGTTCTCACAACCCTGGCGAAATCGGGCGATCTGGATCAAGACATCATTCATCTCCTCTTCGAGAATTATGAAAACCTTGATATTATTCGCTCTCTGGTCCAGGCTCGTGCCCTGGATGACTTCAAACGCTTTCGGAGCCATTGA
- a CDS encoding ammonium transporter, giving the protein MNFVDNAFILICAALVMFMTPGLALFYGGLVRSKNVLATIMQSFIMLGLVSILWAVCGYSLSFGTDIGGLIGGLDFAFLQGVGMDNAGSPAANLPHLTFMIFQCMFAVITPALISGAFAERMKFAGFMVFSALWLLLVYTPMCHWVWGGGWMGEMGALDFAGGAVVHMSSGAAALCCCILIGKRKGHGSTPFIPHNLPMTILGAGILWFGWFGFNAGSALAADGAAANAFVTTHMATAAAALSWIAAEWLHGGKATTLGAASGAVAGLVAITPAAGFVTPMWAIVIGLGAGVICYGGIMIKNRFGYDDALDVVGIHGLGGTYGALATGVFATVGAKGVIAGNAEQLWIQFVSVIATWAFCFVMTFIIFKVVDATIGLRATDEEQDRGMDIAEHSETGYQW; this is encoded by the coding sequence ATGAATTTTGTTGATAACGCATTTATTCTCATCTGTGCGGCGCTGGTCATGTTTATGACCCCGGGACTGGCTCTTTTTTATGGCGGCTTGGTCCGCTCCAAGAATGTCCTCGCCACAATCATGCAGTCCTTCATCATGTTGGGACTGGTTTCGATCCTGTGGGCCGTCTGCGGATATTCACTTTCTTTCGGAACCGATATAGGCGGACTCATAGGCGGTTTGGACTTCGCATTCCTGCAAGGCGTGGGAATGGACAACGCCGGGTCTCCCGCCGCAAATCTCCCTCACCTCACCTTCATGATCTTTCAATGCATGTTTGCGGTGATCACCCCGGCGCTTATCTCGGGGGCATTTGCCGAACGCATGAAATTTGCCGGATTCATGGTCTTTTCAGCCCTTTGGCTTCTCCTGGTCTATACTCCAATGTGCCATTGGGTCTGGGGCGGAGGCTGGATGGGGGAAATGGGTGCGCTGGACTTCGCTGGTGGCGCGGTTGTTCATATGAGCTCGGGTGCAGCTGCCCTCTGCTGCTGTATTCTCATAGGCAAACGCAAGGGACACGGCTCCACGCCATTCATTCCGCACAACCTCCCCATGACGATTCTCGGCGCAGGGATCCTCTGGTTTGGCTGGTTCGGTTTCAACGCAGGCTCGGCTCTGGCCGCTGACGGTGCCGCTGCCAATGCCTTTGTCACAACCCACATGGCAACCGCAGCCGCTGCCCTGTCATGGATCGCAGCGGAATGGCTGCATGGCGGGAAAGCCACAACCCTGGGTGCCGCATCCGGTGCCGTAGCCGGATTGGTCGCCATTACCCCGGCCGCTGGTTTCGTCACCCCCATGTGGGCCATCGTCATCGGTCTTGGCGCAGGCGTCATCTGCTACGGCGGGATTATGATCAAAAACAGGTTCGGCTACGACGACGCCCTTGATGTCGTCGGTATTCATGGACTGGGCGGGACATATGGAGCCTTGGCTACAGGAGTCTTCGCCACTGTCGGAGCCAAGGGAGTCATCGCCGGAAATGCCGAACAACTCTGGATACAATTTGTCTCTGTTATCGCGACATGGGCCTTTTGTTTTGTCATGACCTTCATTATCTTCAAGGTCGTGGATGCGACCATCGGCCTCAGGGCCACGGATGAGGAGCAGGACAGGGGCATGGACATCGCCGAACACAGCGAAACAGGCTATCAATGGTAA
- a CDS encoding phage capsid protein, with protein MSTTIANSFVSEYTEMVHQSYQQRGSKLRNTVRLQTGVEGSKCVFQKVGKGAAGKKSRHGNVPLMNLNHSTVSCTLSDWYAAEYVDKLDELKEKQDEKKVAAEAGAWALGRKIDELLITRMSGAANIVAEAETGLTKDKILQAFGTLNANDVADDGHRFAVVGPHQWNELLNVEEFKSSDFAGEQYPWLNGTESRTWLGITWMFHTGLPMDAGSRSCFIYHRNAMGLAEGQEIKAFVDWVPEKAAHLVDHMLSAGSCLIDPEGIIEIKCDDDAIII; from the coding sequence ATGTCGACAACCATCGCCAACTCATTTGTCTCTGAATACACCGAAATGGTGCATCAGTCCTATCAGCAACGAGGCTCCAAGCTTCGCAACACCGTGCGCCTTCAGACCGGTGTGGAAGGCTCCAAGTGCGTCTTCCAGAAGGTCGGCAAGGGAGCGGCAGGAAAAAAAAGCCGCCACGGCAATGTTCCGCTGATGAACCTCAACCACTCCACCGTCTCCTGCACCCTGTCCGATTGGTATGCAGCCGAGTACGTGGACAAGCTCGACGAGCTTAAGGAAAAGCAGGACGAAAAAAAGGTCGCAGCCGAAGCAGGTGCTTGGGCTCTGGGGCGCAAGATCGATGAACTGCTCATCACCAGAATGTCCGGTGCGGCAAACATCGTGGCCGAAGCCGAAACCGGCTTGACCAAAGACAAGATCCTTCAGGCCTTCGGCACACTCAACGCCAACGACGTCGCTGACGACGGGCACCGGTTTGCCGTGGTCGGCCCGCACCAGTGGAATGAACTGCTCAATGTCGAAGAGTTCAAATCCAGTGACTTTGCCGGAGAACAATACCCCTGGCTGAACGGAACCGAGTCCCGTACGTGGCTCGGCATCACCTGGATGTTCCACACCGGTCTGCCCATGGATGCGGGAAGCCGCAGTTGCTTCATCTATCATCGCAACGCCATGGGGCTGGCTGAAGGTCAGGAAATCAAGGCCTTTGTGGACTGGGTGCCGGAAAAAGCCGCCCACCTTGTCGATCACATGCTCTCCGCTGGTTCCTGCCTCATCGACCCGGAGGGAATCATTGAAATCAAATGCGATGATGACGCCATCATCATCTAA
- the glnD gene encoding [protein-PII] uridylyltransferase yields the protein MFRPTPLTVFTVAIPFCRGRQDRRGPQPCPGDSLADLNTTSLSLWGTAMQPDSHLPESAKRLKAARHSLWERARNGSVGGFAWEYTHMVDRYFEERILEAGPQRFTFTLIAVGGYGRGRLCPGSDIDVLLLFKRRIPQAAEAFVKTLLFPLWDLNLDLGYGVRTVADCTSLARKDFQVLASLLDARPLAGDAEVFQAFGTAFDKKVLNRKGTDFARNLAEHNQTRAHQYGDATGMLEPELKNGLGGLRDGQQVHWLTRFMAVMGAKPVFLPEELARMREDQAFLNRVRTALHLAAGRKNDQLFFDLQPPTARLMGFTAQDDSPEAKGRSVEFFLSRLHQAMTRIKAMRQAIFQEGFPLPLSNPPTLLASNLGVGPQGIYFKNHSAATPENILNAFLESARSGLPLTWGARRLIRQTPGRFAQKLIDRKTTLSTLIQLFMAPHAGPACDGLLETRLLPAIFPEFGDVEHLIQFNDYHVHPVGRHTLATIARLASFNNDTSDWTGAMAATIERPETLILAGFFHDLGKGESSHSLAGASIAREVLTRYEQHPTIIDDVVFLVEHHLLLPKTATRRDLSDERVISDVAGIIGTRNRLKMLHLLSVADSMATGPRAWNSWTQSLLSELYYKVRNLLEHGPLSHPREARRLVSAKNAIITAVADMDGDFVRNAIEAMPPRAFLALNTETLMKQMQQVLKLRDAVAEDRIRKPSKIAGKGVSIIEAALGKADGTYTLTIAALDSPGLFATIAGALALHGLNILAADIFTWKDGTAVDVFTVGEPPENLFPHEVWARVKRSIGYARVGKLDIESRLEDRRNSPLTMKRPGPRLRPIVTIDNSASDFYTVIEVAATDRTGFLFDMARTLANLSLSIHLAKITTIKGRAADIFHIRDTEGGKLTDSARLQAVHEALLLAAGPTS from the coding sequence GTGTTTCGACCAACCCCCTTGACCGTGTTCACGGTTGCCATTCCCTTTTGCAGGGGGCGGCAGGATCGCCGGGGTCCCCAACCATGCCCCGGCGATTCTCTTGCTGATCTCAACACCACTTCACTCTCGCTTTGGGGAACAGCCATGCAACCAGACAGCCACCTGCCAGAATCAGCCAAACGACTCAAAGCAGCCAGGCATTCCCTGTGGGAACGCGCAAGGAATGGAAGTGTTGGCGGTTTTGCCTGGGAATATACCCATATGGTGGATCGCTATTTCGAAGAACGCATTCTCGAAGCCGGTCCTCAGCGCTTCACCTTCACCCTCATCGCTGTGGGCGGATATGGTCGAGGCAGATTATGCCCCGGTTCGGATATCGATGTGCTGCTTCTCTTCAAGCGGCGCATTCCACAGGCCGCCGAAGCCTTTGTCAAAACGCTTCTTTTCCCGCTCTGGGATCTGAATCTGGACCTTGGGTACGGCGTTCGTACTGTTGCCGACTGCACGTCACTGGCAAGGAAGGATTTTCAAGTTCTGGCCTCCTTGCTCGATGCTCGCCCACTGGCTGGAGACGCCGAGGTTTTCCAAGCATTCGGCACTGCTTTTGACAAAAAAGTCCTGAATAGAAAAGGGACTGATTTTGCCAGAAACCTTGCCGAGCACAACCAGACCCGCGCCCATCAGTACGGCGATGCTACCGGGATGTTGGAACCGGAATTGAAAAACGGATTAGGGGGGCTGCGAGACGGCCAACAAGTTCATTGGCTTACCAGATTCATGGCTGTCATGGGAGCCAAGCCGGTTTTTCTCCCTGAAGAACTGGCCCGCATGCGTGAAGACCAGGCCTTTCTCAACCGAGTTCGTACCGCTCTCCATCTGGCTGCCGGACGGAAGAACGACCAACTCTTTTTTGATCTTCAACCTCCAACCGCCCGCCTCATGGGATTTACGGCACAGGATGATTCCCCTGAAGCCAAAGGACGAAGCGTTGAATTTTTCCTCTCCCGACTGCATCAGGCCATGACCCGCATCAAAGCCATGCGGCAGGCCATTTTTCAGGAAGGATTCCCCCTGCCTCTTTCCAACCCGCCCACATTACTTGCCAGCAACCTCGGGGTAGGGCCACAAGGCATCTATTTCAAGAATCACTCCGCAGCCACCCCGGAGAATATTCTGAACGCCTTCCTCGAATCCGCCCGCTCCGGGCTGCCTCTCACATGGGGGGCCAGACGCCTGATCCGACAGACCCCAGGCAGGTTTGCCCAAAAGCTCATCGACCGAAAAACAACACTCTCCACACTAATACAACTTTTCATGGCCCCCCACGCGGGACCGGCCTGTGACGGACTGCTGGAAACCCGCCTGCTTCCTGCCATTTTCCCGGAATTCGGCGATGTGGAACACCTCATCCAGTTCAACGATTATCATGTTCATCCCGTGGGGCGGCACACCCTGGCGACCATAGCCCGACTGGCATCGTTCAACAACGACACCTCGGACTGGACCGGAGCCATGGCCGCGACAATTGAAAGGCCCGAGACACTGATACTCGCCGGGTTTTTCCATGATCTCGGCAAGGGCGAGTCCAGCCATTCACTGGCTGGAGCCTCCATTGCCCGCGAGGTACTGACCCGGTATGAACAACACCCCACAATCATCGACGATGTGGTTTTCCTTGTTGAACACCATCTTCTGCTTCCCAAAACAGCAACTCGACGAGACCTCAGCGATGAGCGAGTGATTTCGGATGTGGCCGGAATCATAGGCACCCGGAACAGACTTAAGATGCTTCACCTTCTGTCCGTTGCCGATTCCATGGCCACCGGCCCACGAGCCTGGAACAGCTGGACCCAATCGCTGCTTTCAGAACTTTATTACAAAGTTCGAAACCTGCTGGAGCATGGACCTCTCTCCCATCCCAGGGAAGCCCGGCGACTCGTCTCTGCAAAAAATGCCATCATCACAGCCGTGGCCGACATGGATGGCGATTTTGTCCGAAATGCGATAGAAGCCATGCCTCCGCGCGCTTTTCTGGCACTGAACACCGAGACCCTGATGAAGCAGATGCAACAGGTTCTCAAACTTCGGGATGCCGTGGCTGAAGACCGTATTCGTAAACCTTCCAAGATCGCTGGCAAAGGAGTCAGCATCATCGAGGCTGCTCTCGGCAAGGCTGACGGGACATACACTCTGACCATTGCCGCCCTGGACAGTCCCGGTCTCTTCGCAACTATCGCCGGAGCACTGGCTCTGCACGGTCTCAATATCCTGGCAGCGGATATTTTTACCTGGAAAGACGGCACTGCCGTGGATGTTTTCACTGTCGGCGAACCACCGGAAAATCTCTTTCCCCATGAAGTGTGGGCACGGGTCAAACGGTCCATAGGGTATGCAAGGGTGGGGAAATTGGACATCGAATCCAGATTGGAAGACCGGCGAAATTCCCCACTGACAATGAAACGCCCCGGTCCCAGACTTCGCCCCATCGTCACCATAGACAATTCGGCAAGCGATTTTTATACCGTTATCGAAGTGGCTGCCACGGACCGGACAGGATTCCTCTTCGATATGGCCCGTACCCTTGCCAACCTGTCCCTTTCGATCCATCTGGCCAAGATAACCACCATCAAGGGACGTGCTGCGGACATCTTCCATATCCGTGATACCGAGGGGGGCAAACTGACCGATTCTGCCCGGCTTCAAGCGGTACACGAAGCATTGCTTCTCGCTGCAGGCCCGACTTCCTGA
- a CDS encoding asparaginase, which yields MAYQSTQSEIVVFFTGGTIGMSPSEGIHGVAPGGNFEKLLNQLAPQEEGIRLTPVAWSDKPSPHMTPSDMFRLAKEVDSALGRDTVLGAVILHGTDVLAESAYMCDLVINSDKPVILTGSMRYYSESGYDGVRNLINAVRACLLPIPTGTGACILMTDRLFTAREAVKVNSLNVDAFESREAGVVGYVAGESVILAGCPLHHATRHHISPDSIEPNVALITAYTGMDRSLIDHVKASENKGIVIEGFGAGNVPPDLVPALEECMQENIPVVLATRCIEGGVWPIYGYPGGGADLEDRGVILCGRLGGPKARIRLMCVLGITHDMEEIRSFFEVI from the coding sequence ATGGCATATCAAAGCACCCAATCCGAGATCGTCGTCTTTTTCACTGGCGGAACCATTGGAATGTCCCCATCCGAAGGGATTCATGGCGTGGCTCCTGGTGGCAACTTTGAAAAACTGCTCAACCAGTTGGCTCCTCAAGAAGAAGGGATTCGTCTTACCCCGGTCGCATGGTCAGACAAACCGAGCCCGCACATGACGCCCTCGGACATGTTTCGACTGGCCAAAGAAGTGGATTCCGCTCTGGGCCGGGATACGGTGCTTGGCGCGGTCATTCTCCACGGGACCGACGTCCTGGCCGAATCCGCATACATGTGCGACCTGGTCATCAACTCCGACAAACCCGTCATCCTGACCGGCAGCATGCGGTATTACTCCGAATCCGGCTATGATGGTGTCCGCAATCTTATCAACGCCGTCAGAGCGTGCCTGCTCCCCATTCCCACCGGAACCGGAGCCTGTATTTTGATGACCGACCGACTTTTCACGGCACGGGAAGCAGTCAAGGTCAACTCCTTGAATGTCGATGCCTTTGAGTCACGCGAGGCGGGAGTGGTCGGCTATGTAGCCGGAGAATCGGTAATCCTCGCCGGATGTCCGCTGCATCATGCCACCCGGCACCACATCAGTCCCGATTCCATTGAACCGAATGTTGCGCTCATCACGGCATATACGGGCATGGATCGATCACTTATCGACCACGTAAAAGCATCTGAGAACAAAGGGATTGTCATTGAAGGATTTGGTGCCGGGAACGTCCCCCCTGATCTTGTCCCGGCACTGGAGGAGTGCATGCAGGAGAACATTCCGGTCGTCTTGGCGACCCGCTGTATCGAAGGTGGTGTTTGGCCTATCTACGGCTACCCCGGTGGAGGAGCGGATCTGGAAGATCGCGGAGTTATTCTCTGTGGCCGTTTGGGCGGCCCGAAAGCGCGCATCCGCCTCATGTGTGTTCTGGGCATAACCCACGACATGGAGGAAATCAGATCCTTTTTTGAAGTCATATAG
- a CDS encoding thermonuclease family protein, with product MRLHNKLFLFFLILFFLGTSATAQADETVPFLHLIDGDSILVEYEGHSQAVRLIGVDAPEWGQEYGTQAKSFALKFCYGKNLRLEFDRTRRDRHGRLLAYVYSGTSMLNEELVRAGLALAERYEPNTRHQPRLEQAQDEAKRKRMGFWLRGGLEQTPAQWRKTHPRKGGNSPLRQ from the coding sequence ATGAGACTTCACAATAAACTTTTTCTTTTCTTTCTTATTCTTTTCTTTCTCGGCACATCAGCAACAGCCCAGGCCGACGAAACAGTCCCTTTTCTCCACCTCATTGACGGGGATTCCATACTGGTCGAATACGAAGGCCATTCCCAGGCCGTGAGGCTCATCGGAGTCGATGCACCGGAGTGGGGACAGGAATATGGAACACAGGCCAAATCCTTTGCCTTGAAATTCTGCTATGGCAAAAACCTCAGACTGGAATTCGATCGGACTCGACGGGATAGACATGGTCGCCTGTTGGCTTATGTTTATTCAGGAACCAGCATGCTCAACGAGGAACTGGTCCGTGCAGGATTGGCCCTGGCGGAACGGTATGAACCGAACACGCGACATCAGCCCCGGCTGGAACAGGCACAAGACGAAGCAAAGCGAAAACGGATGGGATTCTGGCTGCGGGGCGGCCTTGAACAAACTCCGGCTCAATGGCGGAAAACACACCCGCGAAAGGGAGGCAATTCCCCTCTTAGACAGTAA
- a CDS encoding MBL fold metallo-hydrolase, whose amino-acid sequence MEITFLVDNNSLVGSYFLAEPGLSIHLDTGNVQVLLDAGYSDVFLTNARRKGLDLLYLDWVVLSHGHFDHTWGLDGLIRHYFEAASQGMAHSRPRLVAHPRAFDSRQHEDVPEIGMLLVEEKLARQFELHVSAEPLWLTDRLVTLGEIQRVMDFEDVTTLGQRLGTHGLVEDHIPDDTAMAYLGDDGLVVIAGCAHSGICNTVEQARRVTGIDKVNTVLGGFHLQKASSRRLDATTEYLAGLSLDGLYACHCTDLAAKIALARSCPLREVGAGLSLTV is encoded by the coding sequence ATGGAAATTACTTTTCTTGTTGATAATAATTCGTTGGTTGGAAGCTATTTTTTGGCTGAGCCGGGTTTGTCCATCCACCTTGACACCGGTAACGTCCAGGTCTTGTTAGATGCGGGCTATTCTGATGTTTTTCTGACCAATGCCCGCCGCAAGGGGTTGGATCTTCTGTATCTGGATTGGGTGGTTCTGTCTCACGGTCATTTTGACCATACGTGGGGTTTAGATGGCCTGATTCGTCATTATTTCGAAGCTGCATCCCAGGGGATGGCCCATTCCAGGCCCCGCTTGGTTGCGCACCCGCGAGCCTTTGATTCACGTCAGCACGAAGATGTCCCGGAAATAGGCATGTTGCTGGTCGAGGAAAAACTGGCTCGGCAGTTTGAATTGCATGTTTCGGCAGAACCTCTGTGGTTGACAGATCGGCTCGTCACTCTCGGAGAAATCCAGCGGGTCATGGACTTCGAGGATGTCACGACCCTGGGGCAGCGGTTGGGAACGCATGGGCTTGTCGAGGATCATATCCCGGATGATACCGCCATGGCGTATCTTGGGGATGACGGGTTGGTCGTGATTGCCGGGTGCGCTCATTCCGGCATCTGCAATACGGTTGAACAGGCCCGGCGTGTCACAGGCATCGACAAGGTCAACACCGTGCTGGGTGGCTTTCATCTGCAAAAGGCCTCAAGCCGGAGGTTGGACGCAACCACTGAGTACCTGGCTGGATTGTCACTGGACGGACTCTACGCCTGTCACTGCACTGACCTTGCCGCCAAGATAGCTCTCGCCCGATCCTGCCCTTTGCGTGAAGTCGGGGCCGGATTGAGCCTGACGGTATGA
- a CDS encoding DsbA family oxidoreductase, producing MVDTLKKDFDIKDIWVPHEIHPETPPQGRAMNELFSQFDVDHMLAECRRRVLPYDLKFGALTWLSNSHSSLEAAEYARENGHYDAFHHAVFKAYFSETHDIGDRRVLQGIAKQIGLDPQELEKALNTGIHSNRVAQGTMEARKRGITAVPTFFIEDLPPIIGAAPENRFRSALQSIEERK from the coding sequence ATTGTCGACACACTCAAAAAGGATTTCGATATCAAAGACATCTGGGTCCCCCATGAGATTCATCCTGAGACACCTCCACAGGGACGTGCCATGAATGAGCTTTTCAGCCAGTTCGATGTGGACCACATGCTCGCGGAGTGCCGGAGACGAGTCCTCCCATATGACCTGAAATTCGGTGCTCTCACATGGTTAAGCAACTCTCATTCTTCGCTGGAAGCAGCAGAATATGCGCGAGAGAACGGGCATTATGACGCATTCCATCACGCTGTTTTCAAAGCATATTTTTCTGAGACACACGACATCGGAGACAGACGGGTACTTCAAGGTATCGCGAAGCAGATCGGGCTTGATCCGCAGGAACTGGAAAAGGCGCTGAATACCGGCATCCACTCCAACCGAGTGGCCCAGGGAACCATGGAGGCCCGCAAGCGTGGCATCACAGCGGTGCCAACTTTTTTCATTGAAGACCTGCCTCCGATTATTGGAGCGGCCCCGGAAAATCGATTCAGGAGCGCTCTCCAATCCATTGAAGAAAGGAAATAA